In Saccharomyces eubayanus strain FM1318 chromosome XIII, whole genome shotgun sequence, one DNA window encodes the following:
- the CEP3 gene encoding Cep3p — MFNRTTQLKYKHPCSVCTKRKVKCDRMVPCGNCRKRGQDSECIKSSKLIAPSSSKEYLPDLLLFWQSYEYWVTNIGLFKMKTRDLTRVPTTLATDFEECDFWMDYLGKDQSFQLMNFAMENLGVLYFGSIGDISELYLRVEQYWDRRRDDTSSVDSQYWDALIWSVFTMCIYYMPVHKLSNVFSANPLSEHFGTGKELSWDDGLQLAMFKNFTRCTLLQLKKCDFMAHPDIRFIQTYLILATTNFPYEEPLLANSLLTQCVHTFKNFHIDDFRPLLNDDPVESIAKVTLXRIFYRLCGCDYTQSGPRKPIELHTEVSSLLQHAAYLQDLPTVDIYREENSIEVLYWKIMSLDRDLDQYLNKTFKPPLKTLEAIRRELDIFRYKVDSLEEDSRSNNTRFEKFIATFQISTVSWKLFKMYLIYYDSSDSLPKIIHYSKIIISLIVKNFQEKSEFFNKHPMVLPTVTRVVSFMSFYQIFIESNAIQELLVDFTELIANLPLIFGLKLDKLGYLIDRFNKLKQLWEKVRLSDSGDSFHHPVFKILQNDVKIIELKNSEMSSLIKGLGSLVPLNRFRGESLLEEDDEESKESTEFRDIVEGFQSEYNITNVLS, encoded by the coding sequence ATGTTCAATCGTACCACTCAATTGAAATACAAGCATCCTTGTTCGGTTTGTACAAAGCGGAAGGTCAAATGTGACCGTATGGTACCATGTGGGAACTGCAGGAAGAGGGGACAGGACTCCGAATGTATCAAATCCTCAAAACTAATAGCGCCCTCATCTTCAAAGGAATACCTTCCTGatctattattattttggcAGAGTTATGAGTACTGGGTAACAAACATTGGCCtattcaaaatgaaaacaagaGATCTCACTAGAGTACCGACTACTTTGGCCACAGATTTCGAAGAATGCGATTTCTGGATGGATTATCTCGGAAAAGATCAATCGTTTCAATTGATGAACTTCGCAATGGAAAATCTGGGTGTTTTATATTTCGGATCCATAGGAGACATCAGCGAACTATACCTCAGAGTAGAGCAGTACTGGGATAGGAGAAGAGATGATACATCTAGTGTGGATAGCCAGTACTGGGATGCATTAATATGGTCTGTATTTACCATGTGCATTTACTATATGCCAGTCCACAAACTATCGAACGTTTTTTCTGCAAACCCCCTTTCTGAGCATTTTGGCACTGGTAAAGAGCTGAGTTGGGATGACGGCCTTCAGCTAGCCATGTTCAAGAATTTTACACGTTGCACACTATTAcaactgaaaaaatgtGACTTCATGGCCCATCCTGATATAAGATTTATTCAAACATATCTGATTCTAGCAACCACAAACTTTCCATACGAGGAGCCATTATTGGCGAATTCGTTATTAACACAGTGCGTTCAtacttttaaaaatttccaTATTGACGACTTTAGACCGTTACTTAATGACGATCCTGTTGAAAGCATAGCAAAGGTAACCTTGSGAAGAATATTTTACCGATTATGTGGATGTGATTACACTCAGTCGGGGCCACGCAAACCAATCGAACTTCACACGGAAGTATCTTCTCTGCTACAACATGCAGCATACTTACAGGATTTGCCTACTGTggatatatatagagaagaaaacagtATAGAAGTACTGTATTGGAAAATCATGTCCTTAGATAGAGATTTAGATCAGTATCTGAACAAGACGTTCAAACCACCCCTGAAAACATTAGAAGCCATCAGGAGGGAACTTGACATTTTCCGGTATAAAGTAGATTCGTTAGAGGAAGACTCTAGATCGAATAATActagatttgaaaaatttattgcCACTTTCCAAATATCTACTGTCTCATGGAAGTTATTCAAAATGTACCTAATATATTACGACTCCTCAGATTCGCTACCAAAAATTATACATTATTCTAAAATAATTATCAGCCTTATAGTTAAGAACTTTCAAGAGAAAAGTGAGTTTTTTAATAAACATCCAATGGTGTTGCCAACCGTCACAAGAGTGGTATCCTTTATGTCGTTTTATCAGATATTTATAGAATCAAATGCCATCCAAGAACTTTTAGTGGACTTTACTGAACTTATTGCAAATTTGCCTCTGATATTCGGCCTAAAATTAGATAAGCTAGGATATTTGATCGATAGGTTCAATAAATTGAAACAATTATGGGAAAAAGTACGACTATCAGATTCAGGTGACTCATTTCATCATCCCGTATTCAAAATTCTACAGAATGATGTTAAGATAATTGAATTAAAAAACAGTGAAATGTCTTCTCTCATAAAGGGACTTGGGTCTTTGGTCCCACTGAACAGGTTTAGAGGAGAATCTCTGCTGGAGGAAGACGACGAGGAAAGTAAAGAGTCGACAGAGTTTAGAGATATCGTAGAAGGATTCCAATCCGAATATAATATTACCAATGTACTTTCCTAA
- the PAH1 gene encoding phosphatidate phosphatase PAH1: MQYVGRAIGSVSKTWSSINPATLSGAIDVVVVEHPDGRLSCSPFHVRFGKFQILKPSQKKVQVFINEKLSNMPMKLSDSGEAYFVFEMGDQVRDVPEELLVSPVMSATSSPPQSPETSMMEAGTECDGEGEGEDKKQEKKVLEEPDFLDINETGKSTVKNDETTASESLTGSSATTSPDLTEERKLAEQRTKNFQQKLNKRLTEIHIPSKLDNNGDLLLDTEGYKPNKNTMHDTDIQLRQLLKDEFGNDSDISNFIKEDKNGNIKIVNPYEHLTDLSPPGSPPTMATSGSVLGLDAVESGTTLNSSFSSPSTSDTESETSFSKEQSSASEGANEKSSDKSEKRYIRTIRLTNDQLKCLNLTYGENDLKFSVDHGKAIVTSKLFVWRWDVPIVISDIDGTITKSDALGHVLAMIGKDWTHLGVAKLFSEISRNGYNILYLTARSAGQADSTRSYLRSILQNGSKLPNGPVILSPDRTMAALRREVILKKPEVFKIACLNDIRSLYFEDSDNDMDTEERSTPFFAGFGNKITDALSYRTVGIPSSRIFTINTEGEVHMELLELAGYRSSYIHINELVDHFFPPVSLDNEDLRSNTSMVPGSPPNKTLDNADAENTSGHKTLFRGNQEEKFTDVNFWRDPLVDIDNLSDISKGDDESTDQDTDISRQGSGSRSRTNSAKTMKASNVPQVHVSSTNSNEALAASSYVENASSHDASKSSPTSTPNKSSKFKEDIGKQMYLELGSPLASPKMKYLDDMDDNEYNESRFKSRRASSATATSIGKEFKKLSMSRAGSPTSSVSKVSVLDDVHSRENSDTESGMEPGDDNSKRKQLQHTSADDNDNDLDARVSDEFDDDEFDEDEFED; encoded by the coding sequence ATGCAGTACGTAGGCAGAGCTATCGGGTCTGTTTCTAAGACATGGTCGTCCATCAATCCAGCCACGCTGTCGGGCGCTATAGATGTTGTTGTGGTGGAGCATCCCGATGGGAGGCTATCGTGCTCTCCCTTCCATGTCAGGTTTGGCAAATTCCAGATTTTAAAGCCAtcacaaaagaaagtccAGGTATTTATAAACGAGAAGCTGAGCAATATGCCAATGAAGCTGAGTGACTCTGGGGAGGCCTACTTCGTTTTCGAAATGGGTGACCAAGTCAGAGACGTCCCTGAGGAGTTACTCGTGTCGCCTGTGATGAGCGCAACTTCAAGTCCCCCCCAATCACCTGAAACATCCATGATGGAAGCAGGGACCGAATGTGACGGTGAGGGAGAAGGTGAAGATAAGAAgcaggaaaagaaagtctTAGAAGAGCCTGATTTCCTGGATATTAATGAAACGGGTAAATCAACTGTTAAAAACGACGAAACCACAGCGTCTGAATCTCTTACTGGATCCTCCGCGACAACGTCACCAGATTTGACTGAAGAGAGGAAGCTTGCTGAGCAGCGAACAAAGAATTTCCAgcagaaattgaacaagAGACTCACTGAGATTCATATTCCGAGTAAACTTGACAACAACGGCGATTTACTACTAGACACTGAAGGTTATaaaccaaacaaaaatacaatGCACGACACGGATATACAACTGAGGCAATTGTTGAAGGACGAATTTGGTAACGACTCGGATATTTccaattttatcaaagaagacaaaaatggTAATATTAAGATTGTTAACCCTTATGAGCACCTCACCGACCTATCACCTCCAGGTTCACCCCCGACGATGGCGACAAGCGGATCAGTCCTAGGACTGGATGCAGTAGAATCTGGAACGACCTTGAACTCATCATTCTCCTCGCCATCAACTTCCGATACGGAAAGCGAAACGTCATTTAGCAAGGAACAAAGTAGTGCCAGTGAAGGCGCCAACGAGAAAAGTTCTGACAAGTCAGAAAAGAGGTACATACGAACCATAAGATTGACTAATGATCAACTGAAGTGCTTGAATCTAACCTATGGTGAAAATGACTTGAAGTTTTCAGTGGACCACGGGAAAGCCATTGTCACTTCAAAATTATTTGTTTGGAGATGGGATGTTCCAATTGTCATCAGTGACATTGACGGCACCATAACAAAATCCGATGCCCTAGGTCATGTCTTGGCTATGATAGGGAAAGATTGGACGCATTTGGGAGTGGCCAAGTTATTTAGCGAGATTTCTCGGAATGGCTACAATATACTTTATCTAACAGCAAGAAGTGCCGGACAAGCTGACTCAACGAGAAGTTATTTAAGATCAATTTTGCAGAATGGCAGCAAACTGCCCAACGGACCTGTCATTTTGTCACCAGATAGAACAATGGCCGCGTTAAGGCGGGAAgtgatattgaagaaaccaGAAGTCTTCAAAATTGCATGCTTAAATGATATCAGGTCgttatattttgaagacaGCGATAATGATATGGACACTGAGGAAAGATCAACACCATTTTTTGCCGGCTTTGGTAATAAAATTACCGATGCTCTATCCTATAGAACAGTAGGTATACCAAGTTCAAGGATTTTCACAATTAATACGGAAGGCGAAGTCCATATGGAGTTGTTAGAACTAGCTGGTTATAGAAGTTCTTATATACACATCAATGAACTTGttgatcatttttttccgcCAGTTAGTCTTGACAACGAAGACTTAAGAAGTAATACTTCCATGGTTCCTGGATCTCCACCTAATAAAACGCTGGATAATGCAGATGCAGAAAATACTTCAGGTCACAAAACTTTGTTCAGAGGTaaccaagaagagaaatttACAGACGTCAATTTTTGGAGAGACCCGTTAGTTGACATCGATAACTTATCGGATATCAGCAAAGGCGACGATGAAAGTACTGATCAAGATACTGATATATCACGACAAGGCAGTGGTAGTAGAAGTAGGACAAATTCAGCCAAAACCATGAAGGCCAGTAACGTTCCCCAGGTACATGTCAGCAGCACAAACAGCAATGAAGCCTTAGCTGCTTCGTCTTATGTAGAAAATGCCTCGTCTCATGATGCCTCTAAAAGTAGCCCAACGTCGACGCCCAATAAATCctcaaaattcaaagaggaTATAGGGAAGCAAATGTATCTTGAATTAGGCTCACCTCTTGCGTCACCAAAAATGAAGTACCTGGACGATATGGACGATAATGAGTACAACGAGAGCAGATTCAAATCAAGGAGGGCATCTTCGGCCACAGCAACGAGTATTGGCAAAGAGTTCAAGAAGTTATCAATGTCCAGAGCCGGTTCCCCAACAAGCAGCGTTTCAAAAGTCAGCGTTCTAGACGACGTACACTCACGCGAAAATTCAGACACCGAGTCAGGGATGGAGCCAGGTGATGATAATTCGAAACGTAAACAATTGCAACACACTTCTGCGGACGATAACGACAACGACTTGGATGCAAGAGTAAGCGATGAGTTTGACGACGATGAATTCGATGAGGATGAATTCGAAGATTAG
- the MLH1 gene encoding mismatch repair ATPase MLH1, with the protein MSLKIKALDASVVNKIAAGEIIISPVNALKEMMENSIDANATMIDILVKEGGIKVLQITDNGSGIDKADLPILCERFTTSKLQKFEDLSQIQTYGFRGEALASISHVARVTVTTKVKEDRCAWRVLYSEGKMLEAPKPVAGKDGTTILVEDLFFNIPSRLRALRSQNDEYSKILDVVGRYAIHSKEIGFSCKKFGDPNYSLAVKPSYSVQDRIRTVFSNSVASNLIPLHIDKIKELDVENVDGKVCNLNFISKKSISPIFFINNRLVTCDPLRRALNGVYSSYLPKGNRPFIYLGVLIDPASVDVNVHPTKREVRFLNQDEIIERIANQLHIELSAIDTSRTFKASSISTSKPGSLLSSNSPTDNGDKRRTLRQAQVVENSYSTTNNTLGNVKRQENKLVRTDSSQAKITSFLSSSQQFNFNEASAKRQSSQPKVNARSSLIPDKDEIREEGVADEIEQLHDTVPNSDTELEDLPRKKPKVSADLTSNIKDSKSSVPPISKDGYRIVTKERVNVNLTSIKKLREKVDDSLHRELTDIFANLNYVGVVDEERRLAAIQHDLKLFLIDYGSVCYELFYQIGLTDFANFGKINLQSTDVSDDINLYDLLSEFEGLDEDTSKEKIISRIWDMNGMLNEYYSIELVNDSPDGSFEAIKLKTLPLLLKGYIPSMAKLPFFIYRLGKEVNWDDEQECLDGILREIALLYIPDMIPKVDASDVTLSEDERAQFVDKKEHLSSLLEHILFPCIKRRFLAPRHILKDVVEIANLPGLYKVFERC; encoded by the coding sequence ATGTCTCTCAAAATAAAGGCTTTAGATGCATCGGTGGTCAATAAAATTGCAGCCGGTGAAATTATCATATCGCCTGTAAATGCTCTTAAAGAAATGATGGAGAATTCGATCGATGCCAATGCGACAATGATCGATATTCTAGTCAAGGAAGGGGGCATCAAAGTGCTTCAAATTACAGATAATGGCTCTGGTATCGACAAGGCCGATCTCCCTATTTTATGCGAGCGGTTCACAACTTCCAAATTGCAAAAATTCGAAGATTTAAGTCAGATCCAAACTTATGGATTCAGAGGGGAAGCTTTAGCCAGTATATCTCATGTGGCAAGGGTCACAGTGACAACCAAGGTTAAGGAAGATAGATGTGCATGGAGGGTTTTGTATTCAGAAGGGAAGATGTTGGAAGCCCCCAAGCCTGTCGCCGGCAAAGATGGTACCACTATCCTGGTCGAAGATTTATTCTTCAATATTCCATCGCGATTAAGGGCTTTGAGGTCTCAAAACGACGAATACTCCAAAATATTGGATGTTGTTGGGCGATATGCTattcattcaaaagaaattggattttcttgtaaaaaGTTTGGAGATCCTAATTATTCTTTAGCAGTCAAACCGTCCTACTCTGTCCAGGATAGGATTAGAACTGTATTCAGCAATTCTGTGGCTTCTAACTTGATACCTTTACATATCGACAAGATTAAAGAGTTGGACGTGGAGAACGTTGATGGAAAAGTGTGTAATCTGAATTTCATATCCAAAAAGTCAATTTCTccaattttcttcatcaataataGGTTAGTGACATGCGATCCTCTAAGAAGAGCTCTTAACGGCGTTTATTCCAGTTATCTTCCAAAAGGTAATAGGCcctttatttatttgggAGTTCTCATAGATCCAGCTTCGGTGGATGTCAACGTTCATCCAACAAAGAGAGAAGTACGTTTCTTGAATCAGGATGAAATAATAGAAAGGATCGCCAATCAGCTACATATTGAATTGTCTGCCATAGATACTTCGCGTACATTCAAAGCTTCATCAATCTCAACAAGCAAACCAGGATCATTACTCTCATCGAATAGTCCGACTGATAATGGAGATAAGAGAAGGACCCTCCGACAAGCTCAGGTGGTAGAAAATTCGTATTCCACAACCAATAATACATTAGGAAATGTTAAAAggcaagaaaacaaactgGTTAGAACAGATTCTTCGCAAGCGAAAATCACATCATTTTTATCCTCAAGTCAACAGTTTAACTTCAATGAGGCGTCTGCAAAACGGCAATCAAGCCAGCCCAAAGTAAACGCAAGGAGCTCTCTGATTCCagataaagatgaaattcGAGAAGAAGGAGTGGCTGATGAAATCGAACAATTGCATGATACCGTTCCAAACAGCGATACtgaattggaagatttgCCTAGGAAGAAACCAAAAGTTAGTGCAGATCTTAcatcaaatatcaaagataGTAAGAGCTCCGTGCCTCCAATTTCAAAGGATGGGTATAGAATAGTCACCAAAGAACGGGTTAACGTAAACCTTACAAgtatcaaaaaattgcgTGAAAAGGTAGATGATTCGTTACATCGAGAACTAACAGACATTTTTGCAAACTTAAACTACGTTGGAGTTGTTGACGAGGAAAGAAGATTGGCAGCAATTCAGCACGATTTGAAGCTGTTTTTAATAGACTACGGGTCCGTGTGCTATGAActattttatcaaattggATTAACAGACTTCGCAAACTTTGGTAAGATCAATTTGCAGAGTACAGATGTGTCGGATGACATAAATCTATATGACCTCCTATCGGAATTTGAGGGATTGGATGAAGATacctcaaaagaaaaaataattagTAGAATATGGGATATGAATGGTATGTTAAATGAGTACTATTCCATAGAGTTGGTAAATGACAGTCCAGATGGTAGTTTTGAAGCTATCAAACTGAAAACTTTAcctttgcttttgaaaggCTACATTCCGTCTATGGCAAAACtaccattttttatttatcgCCTAGGTAAAGAAGTGAACTGGGACGATGAACAAGAATGCCTAGATGGAATTTTGAGAGAAATCGCATTACTATATATACCGGACATGATTCCTAAAGTAGATGCGTCTGATGTAACGCTATCAGAAGATGAAAGGGCTCAATTTGTAGACAAAAAGGAACATTTATCTTCACTATTAGAGCATATACTCTTTCCTTGTATCAAAAGAAGGTTTTTGGCGCCTAGGCATATTCTCAAGGACGTTGTCGAAATAGCAAACCTTCCTGGTTTATACAAGGTTTTCGAAAGATGTTGA
- the MME1 gene encoding Mme1p, protein MNSWNLSSSIPIVHTPHDHPPAPEGKADKPNSSQGDDLPHEKTTDSEGGLSPIWHCVISGGIGGIIGDSAMHSLDTVKTRQQGAPNVKKYRNMISAYRTIWFEEGVRRGLYGGYMAAMLGSFPSAAIFFGTYEYTKRTMIEDWHINDTITHLSAGFLGDFISSFVYVPSEVLKTRLQLQGRFNNPFFQSGYNYSNLRNAIKTVIKEEGVPSLFFGYKATLARDLPFSALQFAFYEKFRQLAFKIENKDGKDEELSISNEILTGACAGGLAGIITTPMDVVKTRVQTQQPPSASNKAYSVSHPHVTNGRPVALSNSILLSLRTVYQSEGALGFFSGVGPRFVWTSVQSSIMLLLYQMTLRGLGNTFTN, encoded by the coding sequence ATGAACTCATGGAACCTGAGTTCTTCAATACCGATAGTACATACACCTCATGACCATCCACCAGCACCTGAAGGGAAAGCAGATAAACCAAATAGTAGCCAAGGAGATGACTTGCCACACGAAAAAACGACCGATTCGGAGGGCGGATTGAGCCCCATATGGCATTGCGTCATTTCTGGTGGGATTGGTGGGATAATAGGAGATTCTGCGATGCATTCACTAGATACAGTCAAAACTAGACAACAAGGTGCGCCGAATGTTAAAAAATACAGAAATATGATCTCTGCATATCGTACCATTTGGTTCGAAGAGGGTGTCAGAAGAGGATTATACGGTGGATACATGGCTGCCATGTTAGGCTCATTCCCATCCGCGGCAATCTTCTTTGGGACCTACGAATATACCAAGAGGACCATGATCGAAGATTGGCATATTAACGACACTATCACACACTTAAGTGCGGGATTTCTGGGTGATTTTATTTCCAGTTTTGTTTATGTCCCCTCAGAGGTGTTAAAGACAAGATTACAGCTGCAAGGACGGTTCAAcaatcctttttttcaatctgGTTATAattattcaaatttaaGGAATGCCATAAAGACAGTAATCAAAGAGGAAGGTGTCCCCTCTCTTTTCTTCGGTTACAAAGCTACTTTGGCTAGAGACCTACCGTTTAGTGCATTGCAGTTTGCGTTCTACGAAAAGTTCAGGCAACTAGCCTTCaagattgaaaacaaagacgGTAAAGACGAGGAGTTGTCTATCTCCAACGAAATATTGACTGGTGCATGTGCAGGCGGGCTGGCAGGGATAATAACTACGCCAATGGATGTCGTCAAAACCAGAGTACAAACTCAACAACCGCCAAGCGCGAGCAATAAAGCATATTCGGTGTCGCATCCACACGTCACGAACGGTAGACCCGTGGCACTTTCGAACTCTATTTTATTGAGCCTACGGACAGTTTACCAATCTGAGGGAGCACTAGGCTTCTTCAGCGGCGTGGGCCCTAGATTCGTTTGGACAAGTGTTCAAAGTAGTATAATGTTGCTCCTGTACCAGATGACGCTGCGGGGATTGGGCAACACATTCACCAATTGA
- the EAR1 gene encoding Ear1p, whose amino-acid sequence MSFKFLIKSLVLGSLSGQIRRGASSVIPLDSVPFDEDGADELNMDIMLFAFGTLVVVYIIICIVYFLTKQIATRLITAYYNEHGPSQRISLFNDYDENTPHVHSRRLMENMSLRWPNNLDDINEVKDKLAQLSPEEQFYYKQGEEYIKQNPPFLLNQGLLQQSESDSPDTNSDDPIMNDQTRQYIQEEGAYAWEFKPNPDMPNHTVIVESKTEVSFLNYNYDASISTNLPIPCINKVYYCEFKIFETDGPLNSSASGDNASRNVISFGLSTQPYPYFRLPGRHHHSIAYDSNGARRFNDSFKLNDQLKTLFPACEKGDIIGIGYRSHSGTVFFTRNGKKLNEKSVGGHIRGWKFKYLYPVIGSNVPCQIHVNFGTYGFVYIEANVKKWGYAKSNGIKLPPPSYEDYGKDTLLESGGEDNDFDDDLSDGDSDAAAAATPNVNDDIIIRNGEILPPPPGFEFTMSPPTGKEITNEEINLDSLPMQPPSYSDDEHHLKIDKILPVRRTIGTSKTLMNNEPFYDNSNDDNEEGDDHDKDREGTFRFSDYESRMHDIELGFGGNSPA is encoded by the coding sequence ATGTCATTCAAGTTTCTGATAAAATCGCTCGTACTCGGATCACTAAGTGGACAAATACGTCGTGGTGCGTCGTCAGTGATCCCCCTTGACAGTGTGCCCTTTGATGAAGACGGCGCTGATGAACTTAACATGGATATCATGCTGTTTGCGTTTGGAACCCTGGTGGTGGTCTATATTATCATCTGTATCGTCTATTTCCTCACGAAGCAAATTGCTACACGGCTGATAACAGCGTATTATAACGAACACGGTCCTAGTCAAAGAATATCTTTGTTCAATGATTACGATGAAAACACGCCCCACGTCCACAGTAGACGGCTCATGGAAAATATGAGTTTAAGATGGCCCAACAATTTAGACGATATCAATGAAGTTAAAGACAAGTTGGCACAACTCTCGCCTGAAGAGCAGTTTTATTATAAGCAAGGTGAAGAATATATCAAGCAAAATCCGCCTTTTCTACTCAACCAGGGACTATTACAGCAGTCTGAGAGTGACAGCCCAGATACCAATAGCGATGACCCGATCATGAACGACCAAACAAGACAATACATTCAAGAGGAGGGAGCCTACGCTTGGGAATTCAAACCAAATCCTGATATGCCGAACCATACTGTCATCGTGGAAAGCAAAACCGAGGTTTCGTTCCTAAATTATAATTACGATGCCTCCATATCCACAAACTTACCCATTCCATGCATCAATAAAGTGTACTACTgtgaattcaaaatattcgAAACAGATGGCCCGTTAAACAGTAGCGCCAGTGGTGACAACGCGTCGAGAAATGTAATCTCGTTCGGTCTTTCCACTCAGCCTTACCCATATTTCAGGTTACCGGGGAGACATCATCATTCGATAGCGTACGATTCGAACGGAGCCAGAAGATTCAACGACTCTTTTAAATTAAATGATCAGTTAAAGACGTTGTTCCCGGCGTGCGAGAAAGGAGACATTATTGGCATCGGCTACAGATCACACAGTGgaacagttttttttaccaGGAACGGGAAGAaactaaatgaaaaatccGTTGGTGGCCATATTCGCGGTTGGAAGTTTAAATATCTATACCCAGTAATTGGCTCCAATGTGCCTTGTCAAATTCACGTAAATTTCGGTACTTATGGCTTCGTTTACATCGAGGCAAACGTTAAGAAGTGGGGGTATGCAAAATCAAACGGCATCAAACTGCCCCCTCCCTCTTACGAAGACTACGGGAAGGACACTCTATTAGAAAGCGGCGGCGAAGacaatgattttgacgATGATCTTTCAGATGGCGACAGTGACGCTGCTGCCGCTGCCACCCCCAATGTCAATGACGACATTATTATAAGAAACGGTGAAATCTTACCGCCTCCACCGGGATTCGAATTCACCATGTCACCTCCCACTGGGAAGGAAATTACCAATGAGGAGATTAATCTGGACTCCTTACCTATGCAGCCGCCAAGTTATTCAGATGATGAACATCATTTGAAGATAGACAAAATCTTACCAGTCCGGCGCACTATTGGAACAAGCAAAACCTTAATGAATAATGAACCGTTTTACGATAACTCTAATGATGATAACGAAGAAGGTGACGATCACGATAAAGATCGCGAAGGGACTTTTAGATTTAGTGATTACGAAAGCAGGATGCATGACATAGAACTCGGCTTTGGCGGCAATAGCCCGGCTTAA
- a CDS encoding aldehyde dehydrogenase family protein, with product MPDLYTDLKIPQLKISVKQPLGLFINNEFCPSSDGKTIETVNPSTGEVITSFQAASEKDVDKAVKAARDAFENVWSKTSAEQRGIYLSNLLKIIEEEQETLAALETLDAGKPFHSNSMGDLAQIMQLTRYFAGSADKYNKGDTIPLNSDKLAYTLKVPFGVVAQIIPWNYPLAMACWKLQGALAAGNTLVIKPAENTSLSLLYFATLIKKAGFPAGVVNILPGYGQLVGKALASHMDVDKISFTGSTKVGGSVLEASGQSNLKDVTLECGGKSPALVFEDADLDKAVDWIAAGIFYNSGQNCTANSRVYVQSSIYDTFVKKFKEIAKKDWDVSGNFDPFDEKCLVGPVISSTQYDRIKEFIEFGKKEEKLSMFQTTEFPIEQTKGYFIPPTIFTDVPQSSRLLQEEIFGPVVVVSKFENYDDAMKLANDTCYGLASAIFTRDVKKAHMFARDIKAGTVWVNSSNDEDVTVPFGGFKMSGIGRELGQSGVDTYLQTKAVHVNLG from the coding sequence ATGCCTGATTTATACACAGACCTCAAAATCCCACAATTGAAAATCTCTGTTAAACAACCACTTGGGTTGTTCATCAACAACGAATTTTGCCCTTCATCAGACGGTAAAACAATCGAAACTGTAAACCCAAGTACCGGGGAGGTTATAACCTCTTTCCAAGCCGCCAGCGAAAAGGATGTTGATAAGGCGGTCAAAGCAGCCAGAGATGCTTTTGAGAATGTCTGGTCAAAGACATCTGCTGAACAACGTGGCATATATCTCTCAAAcctattgaaaattatcgaagaagaacaagaaacgTTAGCTGCTTTGGAGACTTTAGACGCTGGCAAACCCTTCCATTCTAATTCTATGGGAGATTTAGCTCAAATCATGCAACTTACAAGATATTTCGCCGGATCTGCCGATAAGTATAACAAGGGTGATACTATTCCATTAAATTCCGACAAGCTTGCTTACACTTTAAAGGTTCCATTCGGTGTTGTTGCGCAAATCATTCCATGGAATTATCCTCTAGCAATGGCGTGTTGGAAATTGCAAGGCGCGTTAGCTGCAGGTAACACTCTGGTCATCAAACCAGCTGAAAATACTTCTTTGTCCCTGCTTTATTTCGCTACATTGATCAAAAAGGCCGGGTTTCCAGCAGGTGTTGTCAATATTCTTCCTGGCTATGGACAACTTGTAGGGAAAGCTCTAGCATCTCATATGGATGTTGATAAGATATCTTTCACAGGAAGCACCAAGGTTGGTGGGTCCGTGTTGGAAGCCTCCGGCCAATCCAACCTTAAGGATGTTACGTTAGAATGTGGTGGTAAATCTCCTGCCCTAGTGTTTGAAGACGCTGACCTTGACAAGGCTGTTGACTGGATAGCAGCCGGTATATTCTACAATTCAGGACAGAACTGCACTGCAAACTCAAGAGTCTATGTCCAAAGTTCAATTTACGATACATTTGTCAAGAAGTTCAAGGAaattgcaaagaaagaCTGGGACGTGTCAGGAAACTTTGATCCCTTTGATGAGAAGTGTCTCGTTGGTCCAGTCATATCAAGTACTCAATACGACCGTATCAAAGAATTCATCGAATTCGgtaaaaaggaagaaaaattgagcATGTTTCAAACTACTGAATTCCCCATTGAGCAAACCAAAGGTTACTTTATCCCGCCAACAATTTTTACTGACGTCCCACAATCGTCTAGATTGTTACAGGAGGAGATATTCGGACCGGTCGTGGTTGTCAGTAAGTTCGAAAACTACGATGATGCTATGAAACTAGCCAATGACACTTGCTACGGGCTTGCCTCTGCTATCTTTACTAGAGACGTGAAGAAGGCACACATGTTTGCTCGTGACATCAAGGCAGGAACTGTTTGGGTGAACTCGTCCAATGACGAAGATGTTACTGTTCCTTTTGGTGGGTTTAAAATGAGCGGTATTGGTAGAGAATTAGGACAAAGTGGTGTCGATACCTATCTTCAAACAAAAGCAGTCCATGTGAATCTTGGATAA